In Chrysoperla carnea chromosome 2, inChrCarn1.1, whole genome shotgun sequence, the following proteins share a genomic window:
- the LOC123291887 gene encoding zinc finger protein 271-like, translating into MEHVAIKEEIIEETVKEHKGNLWNDPLFENQYEHIKLEQQLNTEEIIKDEISDENVLKYHTKKNEQKCLKCEFCDKTFNQSHNLNLHRRTHTGEKPFSCELCNKSFSQNSHLIRHKQTHTGVKPFSCEICNKSFTSNSHLIRHKLTHTGEKPFSCELCDKSFIQNIDLIRHKRIHTGEKPFSCEFCNKSFTLNNDLVRHKRTHTGEKPFSCEFCNKSFTSDSNLISHKRLHTGEKPFSCEVCEKSFTRNTSLIAHNRIHTGEKPYSCEICNKSFTQNSHLIRHKRFHTGDKPFSCEVCDKSFIQNTDLIRHIRIHTGEKPFSCELCNKSFTLNNDLIRHKLTHIEEKPFSCELCNQSFISNTHLISHQRFHTGEKSFSCELCDKLFPQEIYLIRHKRTHTGEKPFSCELCDKSFTRNENLIMHKRTHTGEKPFSCDLCNKSFTRNTDFITHRRTHTGEKPFSCDVCNKSFNRSSHLVRHKRSHTGEKPFSCEICNKSFTSNRNLIRHKRTHTGEKPFTCEVCDKSFIQNIDLIRHKRTHTGEKPFSCGLCNKSFTRNTHLIRHKLTHIEEKTVFKHLLE; encoded by the exons ATGGAACATGTAgcaattaaagaagaaataattgaagaaaCTGTGAAGGAACATAAAGGAAATCTTTGGAATGATCCGTTATTCGAAAACCAATATGAACATATTAAACTTGAACAACAATTAAATactgaagaaattattaaagatgaaatatctgacgagaatgttttaaaatatcatactaaaaaaaatgaacaaaaatgtttgaagtgtgaattttgtgataaaacttttaatcaaagccataatttaaatcTACATAGACGAACTCAtacaggagaaaaaccattttcttgtgaactttgtaataaatcattttctcaaaatagcCATTTAATTAGACATAAACAAACTCATACAGGagtaaaaccattttcttgtgaaatttgtaataaatcatttacttcGAACAGTCATTTAATTAGACATAAATTAACTCAtacaggagaaaaaccattttcatgtgaactatgtgataaatcatttattcaGAATATCGATTTAATTCGGCATAAAAGAATTCATACGGGAGAAAAACCTTTCTCatgtgaattttgtaataaatcatttactctGAATAATGATTTAGTTagacataaacgaactcatacaggagaaaaaccattttcttgtgaattttgtaataaatcattcaCCTCTGATTCCAACTTAATTAGTCACAAACGATtgcatactggagaaaaaccattttcatgtgaag tttgtgagaAATCATTTACACGGAATACAAGTTTAATTGCACATAATCGAATTCATACAGGAGAAAAACCATAttcttgtgaaatttgtaataaatcatttactcagAATAGCCATTTAATTAGACATAAACGATTTCATACGGGAGACAAACCTTTTTCTTGTGaggtttgtgataaatcatttatccAGAACACCGATTTAATTAGGCATATAAGAATTCATACGGGAGAAAAGCCTTTCTCATGTGaactttgtaataaatcatttactctGAACAATGATTTAATTAGGCATAAATTAACCCATAtagaagaaaaaccattttcttgtgaacTCTGTAATCAATCATTTATTTCGAACACCCATTTAATTAGTCATCAACGatttcatactggagaaaaatcGTTTTCATGTGAATTATGCGATAAATTATTTCCTCAAGAAATCTATTTAATTAGACATAAACGAACTCACacgggtgaaaaaccattttcatgtgaactttgtgataaatcatttactcggaacgaaaatttaattatgcataaacggactcatacaggtgaaaaaccattttcttgtgatctctgtaataaatcatttactcgTAACACTGATTTTATTACACATAGACGAACTCAtacaggagaaaaaccattttcttgtgacgtttgtaataaatcatttaatcggAGCAGCCATTTAGTTAGACATAAGCGAAGTCAtacaggagaaaaaccattttcttgtgaaatttgtaataaatcatttacttcGAACAGAAATTTAATTAGACATAAACGAACGCATacaggagaaaaaccttttactTGTGAAGtctgtgataaatcatttattcaGAATATCGATTTAATTCGGCATAAAAgaactcatactggagaaaagccTTTTTCGTGTGGactttgtaataaatcatttactcgGAACACTCATTTAATTAGACATAAACTAACtcatattgaagaaaaaactgtttttaaacaTTTGCTCGAATAA